One stretch of Lysobacter sp. TY2-98 DNA includes these proteins:
- a CDS encoding RDD family protein — MTHDKDAGREWRPYEIATPIARDGAAGMPPPAPPGIERSPYAAPYATLADRTHDAGDVVLADRASRLLAQLVDLGMVIVPVLLFVFAGYRQFSRNMLGMHGLSTGAATAILIAVAMILGIAIWNIVLLVRYGQTVGKKVMKIRIVRSDGSPVSFWRILFMRSMAISLLSRACSLLHPLLGLAVSLGDVLMIFREDRRCLHDQIADTIVIDA, encoded by the coding sequence ATGACGCACGACAAGGACGCGGGCCGCGAGTGGCGGCCCTACGAGATCGCGACGCCGATCGCGCGTGATGGCGCGGCGGGGATGCCGCCGCCAGCGCCACCGGGCATCGAGCGCTCGCCGTACGCGGCGCCCTACGCGACCCTCGCCGACCGCACGCATGACGCCGGTGACGTGGTGCTGGCCGACCGCGCGTCGCGCCTGCTGGCGCAGCTAGTGGACCTCGGCATGGTCATCGTGCCGGTGCTGTTGTTCGTCTTCGCGGGCTACCGCCAGTTCTCGCGCAACATGCTCGGCATGCATGGGCTGTCGACCGGCGCGGCGACTGCCATTCTCATCGCTGTCGCCATGATCCTTGGCATCGCAATCTGGAACATCGTGCTGCTAGTCCGGTACGGCCAGACCGTGGGCAAGAAGGTCATGAAGATCCGGATCGTGCGCAGCGACGGCAGCCCGGTGAGCTTCTGGCGCATCCTCTTCATGCGCTCGATGGCGATCTCGCTGCTCTCGCGCGCCTGTTCGCTGCTGCATCCGCTGCTCGGCCTGGCGGTGTCGCTGGGCGATGTGCTGATGATCTTCCGCGAGGACCGTCGCTGCCTGCACGACCAGATTGCCGACACGATCGTCATCGACGCCTGA
- a CDS encoding gamma carbonic anhydrase family protein, producing MAIRPYLEHLPTLGARCYVDEAATVIGDVVLGDDVSVWPGTVIRGDVNFIRIGDRTNIQDGTVVHVSHDGPHAKLGGFATRIGADVTIGHKAIVHACTIEDAVLIGMGAIVLDGAVVRKHGFVGAGAVVPPGKVVGERELWLGNPAKMVRVLSDAEVEALYYSAQHYVRLKDRYLGAG from the coding sequence ATGGCGATCCGACCCTATCTCGAACACCTTCCGACCCTCGGCGCGCGCTGCTACGTCGACGAGGCGGCGACCGTCATCGGTGACGTCGTGCTCGGCGACGACGTCTCCGTGTGGCCGGGCACGGTCATCCGCGGCGACGTCAACTTCATCCGGATTGGCGATCGCACCAACATCCAAGACGGCACGGTGGTGCACGTCAGCCACGACGGCCCGCACGCCAAGCTCGGTGGTTTCGCCACGCGCATCGGCGCGGACGTCACCATCGGCCACAAGGCCATCGTGCACGCCTGCACGATCGAGGACGCAGTGCTCATCGGCATGGGCGCGATCGTGCTCGACGGCGCGGTGGTCAGGAAGCATGGTTTCGTCGGTGCAGGCGCGGTGGTGCCGCCGGGCAAGGTGGTCGGCGAGCGCGAGCTGTGGCTCGGCAATCCGGCGAAAATGGTGCGTGTGCTCAGCGATGCGGAAGTCGAAGCGCTGTACTACTCCGCGCAGCATTACGTGCGACTCAAGGACCGCTATCTCGGCGCTGGCTGA
- a CDS encoding coniferyl aldehyde dehydrogenase, translated as MNAMNSEFAATHARLLAAWRGRKPDLAQRRADLQRLREEFRARQSTMDAAIRADFGHRSTHENLIAETLIVLAEIDHALAHLRRWTRTRSAKVGWRLWPARARVRPMPVGVVGIISPWNYPVNLALVPLVSAIAAGNHAYLKPSEHTPRTSEWLRDLLAAVFPDDRVALALGGADIGAAFASLPFDHLLFTGSTAVGRKVMAAAAPNLTPVTLELGGKAPAIVAPDFEIDVAAARIATGKWFNAGQTCIGVDYALIDRGRRDAFVDALKAQLHARYADIASSPDYTRIISDAQFARLRAYVDEARAAGATVIAPFGDGDSATRLLPPVLIIDPPPTLRVMRDEIFGPILPVLGYDTLDDAIARVASLERPLAMYPFSHSRATIDRLVDGTLAGGVTVNDTLLHFGAQGLPFGGIGPSGMGAIHGQAGFDTFSKLLPVFRQRRFAVTDLLKPPYSKLDRVIRWLAR; from the coding sequence ATGAACGCGATGAACTCCGAGTTCGCTGCCACGCATGCCCGCCTGCTTGCGGCCTGGCGCGGGCGCAAGCCGGACCTCGCGCAGCGGCGCGCCGATCTGCAGCGGCTGCGCGAGGAATTCCGCGCGCGCCAGTCGACGATGGACGCCGCGATCCGCGCCGACTTCGGCCATCGCTCCACGCACGAGAACCTGATCGCGGAAACGCTGATCGTGCTCGCCGAGATCGACCACGCGCTCGCGCACCTGCGTCGCTGGACGCGCACGCGCAGCGCGAAGGTCGGCTGGCGGCTGTGGCCGGCGCGCGCACGGGTGCGGCCGATGCCGGTGGGTGTGGTCGGCATCATCTCGCCGTGGAATTACCCGGTGAACCTTGCGCTGGTGCCGCTGGTGAGCGCGATCGCGGCGGGGAATCACGCCTATCTCAAGCCGTCGGAGCACACGCCGCGCACGAGTGAGTGGCTGCGCGACCTCTTGGCCGCAGTGTTTCCGGACGATCGCGTGGCGCTCGCGCTCGGCGGCGCCGACATCGGCGCCGCCTTCGCATCGCTGCCGTTCGACCATCTACTGTTCACTGGCTCGACCGCGGTGGGCCGCAAGGTGATGGCCGCCGCCGCACCGAACCTCACGCCGGTCACGCTCGAGCTCGGCGGCAAGGCGCCCGCGATCGTCGCGCCGGATTTCGAGATCGACGTCGCGGCCGCGCGCATCGCCACTGGCAAGTGGTTCAACGCCGGGCAGACCTGCATCGGCGTCGACTACGCGCTCATCGACCGCGGTCGTCGCGATGCCTTCGTCGACGCACTGAAGGCGCAGCTGCACGCGCGCTATGCCGACATCGCGAGCTCGCCCGACTACACGCGCATCATCAGCGACGCGCAGTTTGCGCGTCTGCGTGCTTACGTCGACGAAGCACGTGCGGCCGGCGCGACGGTGATCGCGCCGTTCGGCGACGGCGATTCGGCGACGCGCCTGCTGCCGCCGGTGCTAATCATCGATCCGCCGCCGACGTTGCGCGTCATGCGGGACGAAATCTTCGGCCCGATCCTGCCGGTGCTCGGCTACGATACGCTGGATGACGCGATCGCGCGCGTGGCGTCGCTGGAACGTCCTCTGGCCATGTATCCCTTCAGCCATTCGCGTGCAACCATCGATCGGCTGGTCGACGGCACGCTGGCGGGTGGCGTCACCGTCAACGACACGCTGCTGCATTTCGGTGCGCAGGGCCTGCCGTTCGGCGGCATCGGCCCCAGCGGCATGGGCGCGATCCATGGCCAAGCCGGCTTCGACACCTTCAGCAAGTTGCTGCCGGTATTCCGGCAGCGTCGCTTCGCGGTCACTGATCTGCTGAAGCCGCCGTATTCGAAACTCGATCGCGTGATCCGCTGGC
- a CDS encoding RDD family protein, with amino-acid sequence MLLDTHHDVVTPEGVALHLPVAGPVPRALAWAIDFAIRVAVLLALSMVLGLLGGAGAGVMMVVAFLLYWFYPVACEVLLDGRSPGKRALGLRVIAADGAPIGWRASFTRNLLRVVDMLPFGYAFGLVACLADPAARRLGDMVAGTLVVHLLPETSSDAAPVVVPHPPRVPLQPAEQAAIVDFAERAPALTVARRDELADLAAPLVQARGSRAAEALYAIAAWLLGRRL; translated from the coding sequence ATGCTGCTCGACACCCACCACGACGTCGTGACGCCCGAAGGCGTCGCGCTGCATCTGCCGGTCGCCGGTCCGGTGCCGCGTGCACTGGCGTGGGCCATCGATTTCGCCATCCGCGTTGCGGTACTGCTCGCGCTGTCGATGGTGCTCGGCCTGCTGGGCGGCGCGGGTGCGGGCGTGATGATGGTGGTCGCCTTCCTGCTGTACTGGTTCTATCCGGTCGCCTGCGAAGTGCTGCTCGACGGGCGCTCGCCCGGCAAGCGCGCGCTGGGCCTGCGCGTGATCGCCGCCGACGGTGCGCCGATCGGCTGGCGTGCGTCGTTCACCCGCAACCTGCTGCGCGTCGTCGACATGCTGCCGTTCGGCTACGCCTTCGGCCTCGTCGCCTGCCTCGCTGATCCCGCCGCGCGCCGGCTGGGTGACATGGTCGCGGGCACGCTGGTCGTGCATTTGCTGCCCGAAACGTCAAGCGATGCCGCCCCGGTCGTAGTACCGCATCCGCCGCGGGTGCCGCTGCAGCCGGCGGAACAGGCGGCGATCGTCGATTTCGCCGAACGCGCGCCGGCACTGACGGTTGCGCGTCGCGACGAACTCGCCGATCTCGCGGCGCCGCTGGTGCAGGCGCGGGGGTCGCGCGCGGCCGAAGCGCTATATGCGATCGCGGCCTGGCTGCTGGGGCGTCGACTGTGA